The sequence AACGAGATTTGCAACGATGACTTCTACTCCGAAATTCCATCCATGGAGAAAACCCGCGTTGCATTCCATGCAGCAAAAGACTGTGCCGAAATCCGAGATAGAGTTTTCCACCTTTTAAAAACATTGGACTTCACTTACTACTGCATTGTACTCCGTAAAAAAGAAACATTCTTCAGAAATCACTTTGACTTCAAGGACACAGCCATATACAAGTACGCTGTCGAGCATCTTTTGGAGAACAGACTACATTTCTATTCCGAAATAGACTGCTACTTTTCTTCTCTTGGTAACGTCGTCCGTAAAGAAACGATGCAAAGCGCCATCAATTCTGCAATAGATCGATTCAAGGCGAAGTGGAACAAAGAAAACTCCAACTCTATCAGAATCTTCATTCAACAGTCAAAAGAACGTTCTCTTTTGCAAGCATCAGACCATGTTTTGTGAACAATCCAGCGAGCATACGAAAAAGGCGATTTTCGATATTATAATTATTTGAAAGAAAAGATTAGCCTAGTACACGATATTTTGGATGTAAAGCCTTCTTCGAAAAATTATTACACACCCAAAAATCCGTTGGATAAAAAAATAGATCCCGTATAAGGCTAGGTTTCTATCGAAACGCATGGCATGAAGCCCGCTTTCACCTTAATGGGACCTGTTTTCTATAAAATACATAAATTAAGACCAAAAGTCAAGTAGTCTGCCTTTACAATATCGCTTTTTACGACGAAATTGGCAATTTTCCCAAATTATCAAACACCTCATCAAGCGATTTTCCTCTACCCTCCATGGCATCCGCATAGCCGTTTTCCATTTTATATTCGAATTCATCGTCCGTTTCAAGCAAACCGTTGCAACATAGTTCATTGTTTTTATTGCATCCTGTCATAGTCTAAATATAACTTCATTTGCCACAAAACACAAAAAGGTCGACCATCCATTCAAAAAAGAGCCGGGCGTTGCGGGCTGGCGTTTAAAGCCCGCAGAAGGGGTAGCGGAAGACCCGGCCGGGGCGGGTTTAAAAGGAGATGCCCGACCAAGTCGGGCATGACATCAGGGGTGGGGGCGGGGCTGAAGCTAGGGGGACTCCTTCCCCTTCAATATTCAACAGTTGACTCGCGAATGTTCTAGCACCCTTTCGTTGTCTTGACGCTCTCGTTTTGCAGCTTGAGAATGATGTCGCCGGAATCCGGGTCCATCATCATGTCGAAGCTAGAACGAATGGTAAACTTGTAGCCCGCGACGTCATAGCTTATGTCCAGCGAATGGACAATGCATTTATTCATGTAATCGAGAATCAGCTTTTCACGGGTGTAATCCAACGCGTTCATGACATTGGTTTCACTTTGCAGCATCAGGGAACTCAGGTACTTGTAATGGATTTCGTAGGTGTACTTGTCTTCGAGATCCTTGGGGATGTACGAGATTCCGCCCATGCGAAGCACCGGTGAATTCTTGGTCAGGTTCCAGAAAAGGAATCCTCGATAGCCCGGGTCGTAAGACTTCGTGTTTGTCGCGATTCCAGACGCCATGAATTTCGCGAAAGCCTCTTTACGGGTAAAGTACTTTTTCATCGCTACGTCATCTTCCGAAATGAACGCAGAGAAAATATCCCCGTACGGAGTTTTCTTGTAGAACTTACCCACGTGATAGACGCGCTTGATTTTACCCTTACCCGTTTTGGTGCGATAGGTTATCTGCTTTGTCACATCGTTCTTGTTCGAGATCTGTTCCAGCAGGTCCTGATTAACAACCTTGTAATCTTCCGGAAGAATTGCATTCTTAAAGCGATCCCCCACAAATTCAGACAATTCCTCAACACTCTTGCATTCGAAAATGTCAAGCACGCAGCCGTTTACGTATAAGATCTTTCCGTTGCGGGCATTTAAAAGAACCACACCTCCTGGCACATATTCCATATAGTTCAAAGCTAGCTGTTGCAACATTTCGGCGTTCTTGATGGCGCCATCTATTTTTGCCTTGAGCATGCTCTTGTCCATAATGGGCAAGTGGATAAACTGGTATGCACCAAGACGAATACTTTCCTTTGCAAGATCCAAATTGTCCGTCATCACGACAAAGGGAATCTGAAGATTGCTTCTCACCTCGTGGAATTTCCGGATAATCTTGAAGCCATCCATTTTCGGAAGGACGGCATTCACCAACGCAAGCGAAATCCTATCCCCATATTCTAGCAGAAGCTTGAGGGCCTGCTCACCATCCGGAGCAAGCAACAAGTTGTAATTCAACCTGAGAATACTGTCAAGGAACGCCCTGTTCTGCGGGTTGGCCTCGGCAAGCAGAACAGTCTTCGTATTTGCCGGAAGCGTAGAATCTTTGCTACTGGAAGAGCTGTCATAGGCGCTTACATGTGTGTTGCGGAAGCACAAATCGTAAATGTGACAGCCGTTATTATCGGCTATCAGGCGCCCCTTCATAAAGACGTACATTCCGTGCGTCACGTAAGTCACCTCGCAAGGGGACACATAGGCCGCCTTTTCCGCCTCATGAAGCGTGTAGTACAACGGATTTTCCGGATCGTTCGACGCAGCCTCGACCTCGTCAAGATTTTTTAAAGCCGAGACTCAGGAGCTGTTCTTCGTACAACTTATTCGCAAACAGGAACTTGAATGTTCCGTTCTCGTAAGACATAATCGCCCTAGGAGAATCTTCCTGATAGTCGAGGCGACCCAGCTTCGAATACACCGTACGCATGTTGTCGTTTTCGGCCACGATTCCTGAAGTTTCCATGTGCTTCATGGTATCCTTCAGCGGCTGCGGTTTTCCGTAATAGTAACCCTGGACTTTTTCACAACCGATTTGTTTCAGGAATTCCAGCTGCTCCCTGGTTTCCACTCCTTCGGCCAACGTCTTCAGGCCAAGGCTTTTCGCCATGCGGACAGTCGAACTGATGATGATGCGGGAGACTTCGTTGAAGTTCGAAAGGAACGCCATGTCAATCTTGAGTTCGTCGAACTTGTAATCCTTGAGAGTATTGAGCGACGAGTAGCCGCTGCCGAAATCGTCCATCCAGACTTCGTAACCCACCAGGCGGAACCTTTCGATTTCATGCTGGATGTAGGAATCCGAAGCCATGATGCTTTCCGTAATTTCGACACGGATGTAGTCTCGCTCAATCCGGTACTTCATCAGGGCCGATTCGACCACATTAAAGATATCGCAACCGATAAAGTCAAGGCGCGAAAGGTTGAATGAAACCGGCACTATCGGGCGGCCCTGGTCCAATTCCTCGCGAAGTTCCCTACAGACCTGTTCGATGATGTAGCTGTCGAGCTTATGGATCTGGCGCGATTCTTCGAGCGCCCCGATGAACACACCCGGATTCAGGAATCCATTCTGCGGGTCAATCCAACGGGCAAGCGCCTCCATACCGCAGAACGTTTCCGTAATCGTACGCACCACGGGCTGGTAGTAGATCTTGATATAGCCGTTCGCAATCGCCTCGTCGATATGGTTCACCACGTAGTTCTGCAAGATGAGGTCTTTGTGCAGATCCTTGTCGTAATAGCGGATAAAGTTGTCGCCCTTTTTCTTCTGGATGTTGCAGGCCAGCTTCGCCTTTTCGCTCGCGTCCAGGAACACGCCATATTCTTCGATATTGCAGATGCCGACATAGAGGTCCATCGAAATCTTGGAAACGGTTCCCTTGACACTCTTGCGGATAATATTCAGCTTGTCTTCTATTCCGCTAGAATCCGCAACGACGGCAAAATGGTCGTTGGCGAAACGGCAAATCAGGTTATCGGGGAACTGCTTCTTGATACAGGAAGCGAAATCAATCAGGAACTCGTTACCCTGGTTAAATCCGTTTGCACTATTGTAGAGTTTCATCCCCACGATGTCGAAGAATATGAGAACCGGAGATCCCCCCGCGTTCCGGATGTCCTCCACGTAGTTTTCGCCGCACAGGCGGCCATATTCCATATTCGGGAGACCAGTCAGCGGATCGAAATAACGGTCGGCATGTTCACATATTCGCAAGAACACGGAATTTCTCCCGCGCCAGGAAATCTGCGACACACTCATAATCAAGTCTTTGCCGGTACGCGGATTGCGGACGATCGTCTCTCCCCTTTCGATAACATCGTCAACAGATATCCGATCGCGTTCTTCGGGCGTAAAGAAATATTCTTCGAACTTGATTCCCGAATCAAACGTCCTCACCGGTTTCCACACCTGTTCCACCGAGGCGCTCACCATGTAGATTTCATGCGTATCCGCGTTGAAGATCACAAACGGGTCCACCTTGTCCGTATTCAGGAACTCAACGACGCCCTCCTCGAAATCGCTTCGCGAGCCTCCGTTGGACTCCAGTGCAGCGGTCACGTCATCGTAAACGACAACGGCGCATTTCGTACCATCTTCGAGATAGCGGTGGTACCCTACGGCGTGAACCGTGCGATAATCTTTCCGGCCATAAAGCTTTTGACGGTAAACGACATCGTAACACCCGTCCTCGATTTTCGAAAAATCCTTGGCCTTGGTCGCCACGTAAACGACATCTTCCTGGTGGACGTCCCGGTACATGTCTTCATCGAGAAAGCGCACCAGGTCTTCGCGGGTCTTTCCCGGTGCCTGCCAACGGACAAGCCCGTCAGAAACAAGTACAGTCCGAGCCTTGCCGTCCACATGCCGGTAAACTGCGAGCGGGACCCCAGACTTTTCCAATTCACACTTCAAGACTTCAGGTAATTTGCAAGACTCTTTCAAAGACATCGCCATAAACCAAACAAAAATGTGATTTATTACTTAAAATAACATAATCGTTACTAAAAAGCAATCATATTTACACGCTATTCCTGTAAAATGCCCCAAAAACGCGGTTTTCGTGTAAAAATCGTTGTTTGCATATAGAATATGCCGAGCGAAGGCAATAGGCATTTAGCCTATTGTCGGAGCGAAGGGCGAACAACGAGTGACTAATCCTTTTGGAGTTCTCTCTTTTCGTTGTTCGCATATAGAAAAAGAGCCGCCCCACGAGGGAGCGACCAATTTAGTTTTGCTTGGATCCTATCGGCTTTTCAAGCCTCCAGGATGACATTGCTAGCAATTTGCTCAGAGTGCCAAAGGCACGACCTCACGCCTCACTAGCTCAAACCTCTTAGTTACCGCGTTCGAAGCGGATGAAGTTCACGACCTTCAGGCTGGAAAGACCGAGCTGCTTGGCGACGACTTCCTGGAGGTAGTCCTTGACGCTGAGCTTCTTCGGGTTCTTTTCGGACATGAAGAATTCCTGGTCTTCGAGAACGATTTCCTTGAGCACCTTGGCGACGCGACCGTCGATCTGGCGCTGCAGGAATTCGGGCTTCGGAGCCTTGCCGGAAGCTTCGATCTGGGCCTTGGCGATTTCCTTTTCCTTTTCGATGGTTTCGGCCGGGACGGCGGCATCGTTCAGAGCGACCGGAGCAAATGCGGCGGCCTGCATAGCGATGTCCTTAGCAGCCTGCTTGAGAGCAGCTTCGTCAGAAGCGGTGCTTTCGAAAGCGAGTTCGGTAATCACGCCGATCTTGCCCTTCATGTGGCTGTAAACGCCAAACACGGAGTTAGCGACCTTCTTGATTTCGGCGAACTTGCGGAAGTCGATGTTTTCCTGGATCTTGACGAGCACGTCCTGGAGCACATCGTTGATCTTCTTGCCATCGACCACGGCGTTCTTGAGGTCGTCGACAGAGGCGATAGCCTGAGTTTCGACAGCCTTCACGGCCATGTTAGCGAGAGCGACGAAGTCGTCGTTGTTGGAAACCGGTTCCGTTTCGCAAGAGAGTTCGAAAGCAGCGGCCTTGTCGGCGGTTTCGATGAGGTAGATGCGGCCTTCCTTGGCGGCCTTGTCGGCACGCTTGGCGGCAACAGCAGCACCCTGCTTGCGGAGGAGTTCAACGGCCTTGTCCATGTCGCCGTCAGTTTCGGTGAGGGCCTTCTTGCACTGCATCATGCCCACGCCAGTCTTCTGGCGGAGTTCGTTAACGAGGGAAGCGGTAATCTGCATATTACTTTTCTTCCTCGCCGTTGTCGAACTTCTTCACTTCTTCCTTGTCGGCCTTCTTGTCGGCGGAACGCTTTGCAACGTTCGCGGCAATGTAGTCGATGATGAGCGTGAGGGACTTCACGGCGTCATCGTTGGCCGGAATCGGATAGTCCACGAGAGTCGGGTCGACGTTCGTGTCGCAAATACCGATGATAGGAATGTGGAGGCGGCGAGCTTCAGCCACGGCGATCTTTTCGTGAGCGAGGTCGGTCACGACGAGGAGGCCCGGGAGGTTCACCATTTCACGGATGCCACCGAACACGGAAAGGAGCTTTTCGCGTTCGCGGTTCTTGTCGAGGACTTCCTTCTTGGAGAGGGCCTGGAAAGTACCATCGGCTTCCATGGCGTCGATCTTGTCAATCTTCTTGATGGACTTGCGGACGGTCTGGAAGTTCGTGAGCATACCACCGAGCCAGCGGTTGGTCACGGAGAACTGGTTGCAAGAAGCAGCAGCATCGAGCACGCACTGACGAGCGGTCGGCTTGGTGCCAACGAAGAGCACAGTCTTGCCAGATTCAGAAATCTTGGCAGCGGCCTTGGCGGCTTCTTCAAGGAGTTCGCGGGTCTTGGAGAGGTTGAGAACGTAGATGCCGTTCTTTTCAGCCAAGATGTAGGGTTTCATTTTCGGGTTCCAGCGCTGAGTCTGGTGACCAAAGTGGGAGCCTGCAGCAAGCAGATCTTCGACAGAAGGCAGATTTGCCATAATGTATTTCCTTTTCGGTTGTTACTACCCGGACTGCAATTAAGCCGCGAAGCACAGGGCGGACCCAGGGGTCAGGACAGTGCCACCGAAGCGACTCTCGCAAGCCGGTGATTGGTTTTACCTGGGCGAAATTGCCCAAGCGCGCGTAAATATAGCTAAAGGCGAGCGTCGCGGCAACCGCACTTGTGCGGATTGACATGACCGAGCCGAGCTATATGCGCCCCAGGGGCGCCAATGTAGAAAAAAGAGGGAGCAGTGTCTAATGTATATTTGAACGAAAAAGCCGTATAAAGGACCCCCAAATGTCTACCATCCGCAAAAGAATTTCCGCCA comes from Fibrobacter sp. UWH4 and encodes:
- a CDS encoding DUF3800 domain-containing protein, with amino-acid sequence MKKTEQTKAYYFFDEAGDTTILGRKGVNLVESGLASKVFMVGYLETKNPQQLTKEITALHNEICNDDFYSEIPSMEKTRVAFHAAKDCAEIRDRVFHLLKTLDFTYYCIVLRKKETFFRNHFDFKDTAIYKYAVEHLLENRLHFYSEIDCYFSSLGNVVRKETMQSAINSAIDRFKAKWNKENSNSIRIFIQQSKERSLLQASDHVL
- a CDS encoding response regulator, giving the protein MYYTLHEAEKAAYVSPCEVTYVTHGMYVFMKGRLIADNNGCHIYDLCFRNTHVSAYDSSSSSKDSTLPANTKTVLLAEANPQNRAFLDSILRLNYNLLLAPDGEQALKLLLEYGDRISLALVNAVLPKMDGFKIIRKFHEVRSNLQIPFVVMTDNLDLAKESIRLGAYQFIHLPIMDKSMLKAKIDGAIKNAEMLQQLALNYMEYVPGGVVLLNARNGKILYVNGCVLDIFECKSVEELSEFVGDRFKNAILPEDYKVVNQDLLEQISNKNDVTKQITYRTKTGKGKIKRVYHVGKFYKKTPYGDIFSAFISEDDVAMKKYFTRKEAFAKFMASGIATNTKSYDPGYRGFLFWNLTKNSPVLRMGGISYIPKDLEDKYTYEIHYKYLSSLMLQSETNVMNALDYTREKLILDYMNKCIVHSLDISYDVAGYKFTIRSSFDMMMDPDSGDIILKLQNESVKTTKGC
- a CDS encoding GGDEF domain-containing phosphodiesterase, producing the protein MEKSGVPLAVYRHVDGKARTVLVSDGLVRWQAPGKTREDLVRFLDEDMYRDVHQEDVVYVATKAKDFSKIEDGCYDVVYRQKLYGRKDYRTVHAVGYHRYLEDGTKCAVVVYDDVTAALESNGGSRSDFEEGVVEFLNTDKVDPFVIFNADTHEIYMVSASVEQVWKPVRTFDSGIKFEEYFFTPEERDRISVDDVIERGETIVRNPRTGKDLIMSVSQISWRGRNSVFLRICEHADRYFDPLTGLPNMEYGRLCGENYVEDIRNAGGSPVLIFFDIVGMKLYNSANGFNQGNEFLIDFASCIKKQFPDNLICRFANDHFAVVADSSGIEDKLNIIRKSVKGTVSKISMDLYVGICNIEEYGVFLDASEKAKLACNIQKKKGDNFIRYYDKDLHKDLILQNYVVNHIDEAIANGYIKIYYQPVVRTITETFCGMEALARWIDPQNGFLNPGVFIGALEESRQIHKLDSYIIEQVCRELREELDQGRPIVPVSFNLSRLDFIGCDIFNVVESALMKYRIERDYIRVEITESIMASDSYIQHEIERFRLVGYEVWMDDFGSGYSSLNTLKDYKFDELKIDMAFLSNFNEVSRIIISSTVRMAKSLGLKTLAEGVETREQLEFLKQIGCEKVQGYYYGKPQPLKDTMKHMETSGIVAENDNMRTVYSKLGRLDYQEDSPRAIMSYENGTFKFLFANKLYEEQLLSLGFKKS
- the tsf gene encoding translation elongation factor Ts, with protein sequence MQITASLVNELRQKTGVGMMQCKKALTETDGDMDKAVELLRKQGAAVAAKRADKAAKEGRIYLIETADKAAAFELSCETEPVSNNDDFVALANMAVKAVETQAIASVDDLKNAVVDGKKINDVLQDVLVKIQENIDFRKFAEIKKVANSVFGVYSHMKGKIGVITELAFESTASDEAALKQAAKDIAMQAAAFAPVALNDAAVPAETIEKEKEIAKAQIEASGKAPKPEFLQRQIDGRVAKVLKEIVLEDQEFFMSEKNPKKLSVKDYLQEVVAKQLGLSSLKVVNFIRFERGN
- the rpsB gene encoding 30S ribosomal protein S2; this encodes MANLPSVEDLLAAGSHFGHQTQRWNPKMKPYILAEKNGIYVLNLSKTRELLEEAAKAAAKISESGKTVLFVGTKPTARQCVLDAAASCNQFSVTNRWLGGMLTNFQTVRKSIKKIDKIDAMEADGTFQALSKKEVLDKNREREKLLSVFGGIREMVNLPGLLVVTDLAHEKIAVAEARRLHIPIIGICDTNVDPTLVDYPIPANDDAVKSLTLIIDYIAANVAKRSADKKADKEEVKKFDNGEEEK